A single region of the Lotus japonicus ecotype B-129 chromosome 4, LjGifu_v1.2 genome encodes:
- the LOC130711049 gene encoding 5-amino-6-(5-phospho-D-ribitylamino)uracil phosphatase, chloroplastic gives MVESMAATSLLGHRPICEGNLIRDVSGKRKSFNSCCRFPAVEFLGGRIVVAQPLPKSKHGSLLSSSSSSIKALAVELTREAHSYQEERLPEKDNNNSSNNNKIDSGFDPRPSLWPPANRADNPSLGNPLLRQERMGCGWLGAIFEWEGVLIEANPDLEKQAWLALAQEEGKASPPAFILKRVEGMKNEQAISEVLCWSRDRGQLRRLADRKEEIYQALQGGIYSLMPGSKEFVSVLMHYKIPMALVSTRPRKALEAAIGEIGIGDNFSVVVAAEDVHRGKPDPEMFMYAAQLLSFIPERCIVFGNSNQTVEAAHDARMKCVAVASKHPVYELRAADLIVRRLDELTVVDLKNLADIEAAEFDSGEPEVELELDEDSDTSSLDDSFW, from the coding sequence ATGGTTGAATCAATGGCTGCTACTTCACTACTTGGCCACCGACCTATCTGTGAAGGAAATTTGATCAGGGATGTTTCTGGTAAGAGGAAATCTTTCAACAGTTGCTGCAGATTCCCAGCAGTTGAGTTTCTTGGTGGTAGGATTGTTGTTGCTCAGCCTTTGCCGAAATCCAAACACGGTAGCTTGTTGTCGTCGTCGTCATCGTCGATTAAGGCACTGGCtgtggagctcacaagagaagCACACTCTTACCAGGAAGAAAGATTgcccgagaaagataataacaatagcagcaacaacaacaagattGATAGTGGTTTTGATCCAAGGCCTAGTTTGTGGCCTCCAGCTAATAGAGCAGATAACCCTTCGCTCGGGAATCCGTTGCTGCGGCAAGAGAGGATGGGATGTGGGTGGTTGGGGGCCATATTTGAGTGGGAGGGGGTTCTCATTGAAGCCAACCCTGATCTGGAGAAGCAAGCTTGGCTAGCTCTTGCTCAAGAAGAGGGTAAAGCCTCTCCTCCTGCTTTCATCCTCAAGAGAGTAGAGGGCATGAAGAATGAGCAAGCCATTTCTGAGGTTTTGTGCTGGTCCAGGGACCGTGGACAGCTTAGAAGATTGGCTGATAGAAAGGAAGAAATCTACCAAGCCTTGCAGGGTGGGATATACAGTCTCATGCCTGGCTCCAAAGAGTTTGTGAGTGTTTTGATGCATTATAAGATACCGATGGCATTGGTTTCGACGCGTCCGCGAAAAGCTCTTGAGGCTGCTATAGGGGAGATTGGTATCGGAGACAATTTCAGTGTTGTTGTAGCTGCAGAGGATGTTCACAGGGGAAAGCCTGATCCGGAGATGTTTATGTATGCTGCACAGCTTTTGAGCTTCATACCTGAGAGGTGCATTGTGTTTGGAAACTCGAATCAGACAGTGGAGGCCGCACATGATGCTCGGATGAAGTGTGTAGCTGTTGCTAGCAAGCATCCTGTGTATGAGCTGAGGGCTGCAGATTTAATCGTGAGGCGTTTAGATGAGCTAACCGTGGTTGATTTGAAGAATCTGGCCGATATTGAAGCAGCTGAATTTGACTCTGGGGAGCCTGAGGTGGAGCTGGAGCTGGATGAAGATTCTGATACATCATCTCTTGATGACAGTTTCTGGTAA